The Temnothorax longispinosus isolate EJ_2023e chromosome 7, Tlon_JGU_v1, whole genome shotgun sequence genome contains a region encoding:
- the LOC139815692 gene encoding folliculin-interacting protein 1 isoform X4, whose translation MARVKRVKKSQMKDLDGRCTWILLLAILVCDHFVSIAVSRPSSGNLSSNDSHVGPRKSSTCSSTGSGWDIDIAPPTSSSQSLESNGSSGIGSLTSLRRRWWRVVSTSLGRLDSDDAFGMQHWNENGSDGRDGHAKRHKTRLGLTMLVRLVQGHESQIKTRLLEHMALLEGMLDRLRYFCIEMSNINGSNCNRMQLTDRMCWATSRFVISLLHILLDVDVNTRTPLLWHDVLLNSVTVNETTNTLHRSLQQMCQLFDEIDTKSTNFFLSTVVTAVLTYHLGWVYTVLSPHDRQMIEKLGSWYSCNPLWAQLGDLYGALGNPVKVSHTVIAGDPRKSDLINSVLSFLSYFIRSGIIRKSQEYRCTSQQDVQMATNMLEQARSKRPYLFGNRRPTCAFNDRDTSIRRRESRVLPSRKSAQSPETGTGDVNVQCTPRYPAERPRISRSVSPLKRSGTMKSGLDTLMTKSTEPPVDLKFPTKEFPSRENHESEKYELLQENRSDKDKEKNFKVSSEVKIIVSEIDSQEDITSKGCQPQDFPQLSLRGLEKKLDAHHTEESLATGKSELHHRLNNNIDPLKMFYSRPELPLDANGGFVDEFKESQVFFTLGGEDKPAKLPLRPRLGNNCQCSYTFTRLPSTSAQLPEGVLRKIIQRNFPESSKSIQPPPGAASSMGARSIGFCLKCNGQGYAASQDYDSSKQVLETPTNATEVLRGSSEGGRTMRLSRSNSLEALMEANSVVELPMPQSVSRKISQVKTGLIKEVGFTRTLMRNTMTNDESNILSTGYTWGLVLQGVTKKKKRRKKKKLSEDEKDNPEIEEEKWWSYMREEVMASARFPTIDQPVAEALCVLADLDTWHVGILSNNAPWQSPPLPVGMSRLVSNMLESFAYVWRKYHSPTHCIAILEAKLRELWLRSEALAEMMMSMEESDANVNSLMNALDLDAADIPLLLAVATTHSPEIAQRFGLTLT comes from the exons ATGGCACGTGTAAAACGAG TGAAAAAGTCTCAGATGAAGGACTTGGACGGTCGATGCACGTGGATTCTACTTCTAGCAATACTAGTATGCGATCATTTC GTCTCCATTGCAGTGTCTCGGCCGAGCTCCGGCAATCTGTCGAGTAACGATTCGCACGTAGGCCCGCGAAAAAGTTCGACGTGCTCGAGTACCGGCAGCGGCTGGGACATAGACATAGCTCCGCCGACGAGCA GTTCGCAATCGTTGGAGAGTAACGGATCGTCCGGGATCGGCAGTCTCACCAGCTTGCGCAGAAGATGGTGGAGGGTGGTCTCGACTTCTCTCGGACGATTGGATTCCGACGATGCCTTCGGGATGCAGCACTGGAACGAGAACGGAAGTGACGGGCGTGACGGACACGCGAAGCGACACAAAACCAGGCTGGGTTTGACGATGTTAGTGCGATTGGTTCAGGGCCATGAAAG CCAGATAAAGACGAGGCTTTTAGAACATATGGCTCTCCTAGAAGGGATGCTGGATcgtttgagatatttttgcattGAAATGAGCAATATCAACGGTTCCAACTGCAACAGGATGCAATTGACTGACAGAATGTGCTGGGCGACGTCACGATTTGTCATTTCGTTGTTGCATATACTTCTTGATGTCGACGTTAACACGCGCACGCCTCTACTGTGGCACGATGTTCTGCTTAACTCCGTGACGGTGAATGAGACAACGAATACCTTGCATCGCAGTTTGCAACAGATGTGTCAATTATTTGACGAGATCGATACGAAATCTACAAATTT TTTCCTAAGCACCGTGGTAACTGCTGTATTAACGTATCATCTCGGCTGGGTGTACACCGTGCTGTCACCGCATGATCGGCAGATG aTCGAGAAGCTGGGTAGCTGGTATTCTTGCAATCCACTGTGGGCACAACTTGGTGACCTGTATGGCGCGCTAGGCAACCCTGTGAAAGTGTCGCATACCGTAATTGCGGGCGATCCTCGAAAAAGCGATTTGATCAATTCCGTCCTGTCGTTCTTGTCTTATTTCATCCGCAGTGGGATAATACGGAAAAGCCAGGAATACCGTTGCACATCACAGCAAGACGTGCAGATGGCGACGAATATGCTGGAGCAGGCTCGCAGCAAACGACCGTATCTGTTCGGTAACAGGAGACCGACGTGCGCATTCAACGATCGAGACACCTCAATTCGTAGACGCGAATCGCGCGTCTTACCGTCGCGCAAGTCGGCACAATCGCCCGAAACCGGAACCGGCGATGTTAACGTACAATGCACTCCACGGTATCCGGCAGAACGGCCGAGGATCTCGCGATCCGTCAGTCCCCTGAAGCGTAGCGGCACCATGAAATCCGGCCTTGACACGCTTATGACGAAATCGACCGAACCACCGGTAGACCTCAAGTTTCCAACGAAAGAATTTCCATCGCGCGAAAATCACGAGAGCGAGAAATACGAGCTGTTGCAAGAGAATCGATCGGATAAAGACAAggagaaaaatttcaaagtgtCGAGCGAAGTGAAAATAATCGTTAGTGAGATCGACTCGCAGGAGGATATCACGTCAAAGGGATGTCAGCCGCAAGATTTTCCGCAGCTTTCTTTGCGAGGCCTCGAGAAGAAGTTGGACGCTCACCATACCGAAGAGAGTCTCGCGACTGGAAAGTCTGAACTGCATCATCGGCTGAATAACAATATAGATCCGCTGAAGATGTTCTACAGCAGACCTGAGTTACCGCTCGACGCGAACGGTGGATTCGTCGACGAATTTAAGGAATCGCAGGTCTTCTTCACTCTCGGTGGGGAAGATAAGCCCGCAAAGTTACCGTTGAGACCGCGTCTCGGCAACAACTGTCAATGCTCTTACACCTTCACGAGACTGCCTAGCACATCTGCGCAACTTCCGGAAGGCGTACTGAGGAAGATCATCCAGCGAAACTTTCCCGAATCGTCGAAGAGCATACAGCCGCCTCCGGGAGCGGCATCCAGCATGGGGGCGAGGTCTATAGGTTTTTGTTTAAAGTGCAACGGTCAGGGATACGCTGCCTCACAAGATTATGACAGCAGCAAGCAGGTGTTGGAGACACCGACAAACGCGACGGAGGTGTTGCGCGGAAGTTCCGAAGGTGGCAGAACCATGAGACTGTCTCGATCCAACAGTCTTGAGGCTCTGATGGAAGCCAACAGCGTCGTGGAATTGCCAATGCCACAGTCGGT ATCGAGGAAAATTTCACAAGTCAAAACTGGATTAATTAAAGAAGTGGGCTTCACGAGAACTCTCATGCGAAATACGATGACGAATGACGAAAGTAACATTTTAAGTACAGGCTATACGTGGGGTTTGGTGCTACAGGGCGtaactaagaaaaaaaagagaagaaaaaagaagaagctgTCAGAGGATGAGAAAGACAACCCCGAGATTGAGGAGGAGAAATGGTGGTCGTACATGCGAGAGGAAGTTATGGCCAGTGCTCGTTTTCCGACGATCGATCAACCGGTCGCAGAAGCACTCTGCGTGCTGGCCGACTTGGACACATGGCACGTCGGAATCTTGTCGAATAACGCGCCGTGGCAAAGTCCTCCACTACCAGTCGGTATGTCGCGTCTGGTATCAAATATGCTAGAGTCCTTCGCCTATGTATGGCGAAAATACCACTCTCCTACTCAT TGCATAGCGATTTTAGAGGCTAAACTGAGGGAATTATGGTTGAGAAGCGAAGCCTTGGCGGAAATGATGATGTCCATGGAAGAGTCTGACGCCAATGTGAACAGTTTAATGAACGCTCTTGATCTCGATGCAGCCGATATACCACTTTTACTCGCGGTCGCAACCACTCATTCTCCGGAAATAGCGCAACGATTTGGTCTTACGTTAACTTAA